A DNA window from Streptomyces asoensis contains the following coding sequences:
- a CDS encoding L-threonylcarbamoyladenylate synthase, giving the protein MARTPDIEKAVEVLRTGGLVALPTETVYGLGANAEDPVAVARIFRGKGRPPSHPLIVHIGGAEHLDDWVQEVPATARLLAEHFWPGPLTLVLRRGRRVPLEATGGLETVAVRVPDHPVALALLSAFGGGVTAPSANRFGSVSPTTADHVRAELGDAVDFVLDGGHCEVGVESTIVDATGDIPSILRPGGVTREDLEAVLKCPITVPSTSQVRVPGQHPSHYAPRARVVLVEPEKVVAEAELAQELGHQVGVFLPPSLTDAPVKVHAVVALPASTAAYARGLYGFLRELDQRGCDLIIVSLPTEEGLGLAIANRLRRAAGPRPTV; this is encoded by the coding sequence ATGGCAAGAACCCCCGATATCGAGAAGGCAGTCGAGGTACTGCGCACCGGCGGCCTGGTGGCCCTCCCGACCGAGACCGTCTACGGTCTGGGCGCCAACGCCGAAGATCCCGTCGCCGTTGCCCGCATCTTCCGGGGCAAAGGTCGCCCGCCGTCCCATCCGCTGATCGTCCACATCGGCGGCGCGGAGCACCTGGACGACTGGGTCCAGGAGGTGCCCGCCACCGCGCGCCTGCTGGCCGAGCACTTCTGGCCGGGACCGCTGACGCTGGTCCTGCGGCGCGGCCGACGGGTGCCGCTCGAAGCGACCGGCGGATTGGAGACGGTGGCCGTGCGCGTCCCCGACCACCCCGTGGCGCTGGCGCTGCTGTCGGCCTTCGGTGGCGGTGTCACCGCTCCGTCCGCCAACCGCTTCGGCTCGGTCAGCCCCACCACCGCGGACCACGTCCGGGCGGAGCTCGGTGATGCCGTCGACTTCGTGCTGGACGGTGGCCACTGCGAGGTGGGTGTCGAGTCGACCATCGTCGACGCCACGGGCGACATCCCGAGCATCCTGCGGCCCGGCGGGGTGACCCGCGAGGACCTTGAAGCGGTGCTGAAGTGCCCGATCACGGTCCCTTCGACGAGCCAGGTCCGCGTGCCGGGCCAGCATCCGTCGCACTACGCGCCCCGGGCGCGGGTCGTCCTCGTCGAACCGGAGAAGGTCGTCGCCGAAGCGGAGCTCGCCCAGGAGCTGGGCCACCAGGTCGGCGTCTTCCTTCCGCCCTCCCTCACGGACGCCCCCGTGAAGGTGCACGCCGTGGTGGCCCTTCCCGCCTCGACGGCTGCCTACGCGCGCGGGCTGTACGGGTTCCTGCGCGAACTCGACCAGCGAGGGTGCGACCTCATCATCGTGTCCTTGCCGACGGAGGAGGGGCTGGGGCTGGCGATCGCCAACCGGCTGCGCCGCGCCGCCGGGCCCCGGCCCACGGTGTGA
- a CDS encoding ABC transporter substrate-binding protein, translating into MTVRRIRTAAAAAILTGVAACSAPGNGTGGGEAADSVVIGVASEPDTLSPLLGYGKDGNSKIFDGLLARDAGLKLRPALAEALPEVTADGLTYTYTLRDGVKFSDGKPLSSADVVFTYDSILDAKTNNTNRSELDAIKDVRAAGDDKVVFTLKYPYASFAGRTVLPIVPEHVAGKQDPNTGSFNTKPVGTGPYLLASWSKGEKLTFKANPNYWGGAPKVKRVTMAIIEDDDVRATRLRSGDLDGAILPPNLAATFKNDKAKKTYDAKTYDFRTVTLPQENKVTGDRAIRQALDAAVDRQAMVDKILDGAGRPAYGPLPVDDPWFAKGIERKQDLTKARRVLDEAGWKSGEGGIRAKDGQRASFTLLYPSGDKVRQDHALAYASDVKKAGIEVKVESATWEVIEPRMKTDAVLAGFGSSGDPDYGLYTLLHSSLAGDGFNNMARYDDPVVDKALDTGRHSSDTTARKAAYDSLQRELVKNPGYTFLTHIDHVYVLADRWKGLTTQVEPHEHGFASGPWWNLEAWQPKK; encoded by the coding sequence ATGACGGTCCGACGGATACGGACAGCCGCCGCGGCGGCGATACTCACGGGTGTCGCCGCCTGCTCGGCCCCCGGCAACGGCACGGGAGGCGGCGAGGCGGCCGACTCCGTCGTGATCGGCGTGGCCTCCGAGCCGGACACGCTCAGTCCGCTGCTCGGTTACGGCAAGGACGGCAACTCGAAGATCTTCGACGGTCTGCTGGCCCGGGACGCCGGCTTGAAGTTGAGACCGGCGCTGGCGGAGGCCCTGCCCGAGGTCACCGCCGACGGCCTCACCTACACCTACACCCTGCGCGACGGCGTGAAGTTCTCCGACGGCAAGCCGCTGTCTTCCGCCGACGTCGTCTTCACGTACGACTCGATCCTCGACGCGAAGACCAACAACACCAACCGCAGCGAACTGGACGCCATCAAGGACGTGCGGGCAGCGGGTGACGACAAGGTGGTCTTCACCCTCAAGTACCCGTACGCCTCCTTCGCCGGGCGTACGGTGCTGCCCATCGTCCCCGAACACGTCGCGGGCAAGCAGGACCCCAACACCGGCTCCTTCAACACCAAGCCGGTCGGCACCGGCCCCTATCTGCTCGCCTCCTGGAGCAAGGGCGAGAAGCTCACCTTCAAGGCCAACCCCAACTACTGGGGCGGTGCACCGAAGGTGAAGAGGGTGACCATGGCGATCATCGAGGACGACGACGTGCGGGCCACCCGGCTGCGGTCCGGCGACCTCGACGGCGCGATCCTGCCGCCCAACCTCGCCGCCACCTTCAAAAACGACAAGGCGAAGAAGACGTACGACGCGAAGACGTACGACTTCCGCACAGTCACCCTCCCTCAGGAGAACAAGGTCACCGGCGACCGCGCCATCCGCCAGGCCCTGGACGCGGCCGTGGACCGGCAGGCCATGGTCGACAAGATCCTCGACGGCGCCGGGCGTCCGGCGTACGGGCCGCTGCCGGTCGACGACCCCTGGTTCGCCAAGGGCATCGAGCGCAAGCAGGACCTCACCAAGGCCAGGCGCGTCCTGGATGAGGCGGGCTGGAAGAGCGGGGAGGGCGGCATCCGTGCCAAGGACGGGCAGCGGGCCTCGTTCACCCTCCTCTACCCCTCCGGTGACAAGGTCCGCCAGGACCACGCCCTCGCCTACGCCTCCGACGTCAAGAAGGCCGGTATCGAGGTGAAGGTGGAGAGCGCCACCTGGGAGGTGATCGAGCCGCGGATGAAGACGGACGCGGTCCTGGCCGGCTTCGGCAGCAGCGGCGACCCGGACTACGGCCTCTACACGCTGCTGCACTCCTCCCTTGCCGGCGACGGATTCAACAACATGGCCCGCTATGACGACCCGGTCGTGGACAAGGCTCTCGACACTGGCCGCCACAGCTCCGACACGACGGCCCGCAAGGCCGCCTACGACAGCCTGCAGCGCGAACTGGTGAAGAACCCCGGCTACACCTTCCTCACCCACATCGACCACGTGTACGTCCTCGCCGACCGCTGGAAGGGCCTGACCACGCAGGTCGAGCCGCACGAACACGGCTTCGCCTCCGGCCCGTGGTGGAACCTCGAAGCCTGGCAGCCGAAGAAGTGA
- a CDS encoding ABC transporter permease, translating into MARLAGRRLLLAVPILLFVTFGVFAIAAASPFDPVKAYAGTAALGADAETLERLRENLGVDQPFTSRWWHWLTAALTGDLGQSSVLRQPVADVIGERLVWSSLLCAVAFVVALAAGTVLGVLAARRPGSALDRMITSVAYSLEAAPVFWLALLAVWLFALQLGVLPAGGLTDTASEQVTAHQVAGHLVLPAGVLAVSQLPWFTLYVRQGVGDALGEDPVRGARARGLSERTVLLGHALRSGLLPVLTLVGSRVPELITGALLVESVFSWPGIAAATVEAATAVDFPLLAALTTLATAAVLVGNLLADLLYGLFDPRVKFSDM; encoded by the coding sequence ATGGCACGACTGGCGGGGCGGCGGCTGCTGTTGGCCGTCCCGATCCTGCTCTTCGTGACCTTCGGCGTCTTCGCGATCGCCGCCGCCTCCCCCTTCGACCCGGTCAAGGCATACGCCGGCACGGCCGCCCTCGGCGCCGACGCCGAAACGCTGGAGCGGCTGCGCGAGAACCTGGGCGTGGACCAGCCGTTCACCTCCCGCTGGTGGCACTGGCTGACCGCGGCCCTCACGGGCGACCTCGGCCAGTCCAGCGTGCTGAGACAGCCGGTGGCCGACGTCATCGGCGAACGCCTCGTGTGGTCCTCGCTGTTGTGCGCGGTCGCGTTCGTGGTGGCGTTGGCGGCGGGCACGGTGCTGGGTGTGCTCGCCGCCCGCCGCCCCGGATCCGCGCTCGACCGGATGATCACCTCGGTGGCTTACTCGCTGGAGGCGGCGCCGGTCTTCTGGCTGGCCCTCCTGGCCGTCTGGCTGTTCGCCCTCCAACTCGGAGTGCTCCCGGCCGGCGGTCTGACCGACACCGCGAGCGAGCAGGTCACAGCCCATCAGGTAGCCGGTCACCTCGTGCTGCCGGCCGGGGTGCTCGCCGTCTCCCAGCTGCCCTGGTTCACCCTGTACGTCCGTCAGGGCGTCGGCGACGCTCTCGGGGAGGATCCCGTACGCGGCGCCCGCGCACGGGGGTTGAGCGAGCGAACGGTCCTGCTCGGCCATGCCCTGCGTTCCGGCCTGCTGCCGGTCCTCACCCTGGTCGGCTCCCGGGTGCCCGAACTCATCACCGGTGCCCTGCTGGTGGAGAGCGTCTTCAGCTGGCCGGGCATCGCGGCGGCCACCGTGGAGGCGGCCACCGCCGTCGACTTCCCGCTGCTCGCCGCGCTCACCACGCTCGCCACCGCCGCGGTGCTCGTCGGCAACCTCCTCGCCGACCTGCTCTACGGCCTGTTCGACCCGAGGGTGAAGTTCAGTGACATGTGA
- a CDS encoding ABC transporter permease, with protein sequence MTCEPTTTADPAWRSYGASRRSTRAVRVRVSVALVAAIVLAVLLVPPLVHLDQQAVDLSSKLLPPSWSHPFGTDDLGRDLLLRCVYAMRVSLLVGVAAALTATVIGTAVGAIAGALGGWADRGLMRVVDTFSSVPHLLLGIFIVAMFRPGVWPVVVSVALTHWLSTARIVRAEVLSLRARPYIDAAVSGGASRWRVAVRHLLPAVLPQAALAAVLMVPHAMWHESALSFLGLGLPTHMASLGNLIQGARGSLLVGQWWPTLFPGLFIIIPTLAIAGLAGAWRERITPRRRSELML encoded by the coding sequence GTGACATGTGAACCCACGACCACGGCGGATCCCGCCTGGCGGTCCTACGGCGCCAGCCGCCGCTCCACTCGGGCGGTACGCGTACGCGTCTCCGTCGCCCTCGTGGCCGCGATCGTGCTGGCCGTACTCCTCGTCCCGCCCCTGGTCCACCTCGACCAGCAGGCCGTCGACCTGTCCTCGAAACTACTGCCGCCGAGTTGGTCGCACCCCTTCGGCACCGACGATCTCGGCCGGGATCTGCTCCTGCGCTGTGTCTACGCTATGCGCGTGTCCCTCCTGGTCGGGGTGGCGGCAGCGCTCACGGCGACGGTGATCGGCACGGCCGTCGGGGCGATTGCCGGAGCGCTGGGCGGCTGGGCCGACCGTGGTCTCATGCGGGTCGTCGACACGTTCTCCTCCGTACCGCATCTGCTGCTGGGCATCTTCATCGTGGCCATGTTCCGGCCCGGGGTGTGGCCGGTGGTCGTGTCGGTGGCACTCACGCACTGGCTGTCCACCGCCCGGATCGTCCGCGCCGAGGTGCTGTCCCTGCGCGCCCGCCCCTACATCGACGCAGCCGTCTCCGGTGGCGCCTCCCGGTGGCGGGTGGCGGTACGGCATCTGCTGCCCGCCGTGCTGCCCCAGGCCGCGCTGGCCGCCGTCCTGATGGTGCCGCACGCCATGTGGCACGAGTCCGCGCTGTCCTTCCTCGGCCTCGGCCTGCCCACCCACATGGCCAGCCTGGGCAACCTCATCCAGGGCGCGCGGGGCTCGCTGCTCGTCGGGCAGTGGTGGCCCACCCTCTTCCCCGGCCTGTTCATCATCATCCCCACCCTCGCCATCGCCGGGCTCGCCGGAGCCTGGCGGGAACGGATCACCCCCCGCCGCCGATCGGAGCTGATGCTGTGA
- a CDS encoding ABC transporter ATP-binding protein, which produces MTARTPVLSVRGLSVRFLMPGGRRIAAVTDAHFDVAAGECLALIGESGCGKSVLASALLGLLPANAQAAGHARLGDLDLLAADERTLARTVRGRLIGLIPQSPAAHLTPVRTVRSQLSETVVALTGVRKRAAVRSAAEAAAERAAFPAGHLDRHPHELSGGLAQRAATALALVGDAPLLVADEPTTGLDRDLVDHTVDELRRHTDTGHRGLLVITHDLAAAERIADRVAVMYAGRIVEVAEAKAFFDAPGPRHPYSRGLLQALPHRAFTPIPGMPPELGNLPDGCAFAPRCARATHACTALPQQADGIACHHPHVPEDLRA; this is translated from the coding sequence GTGACCGCCCGAACCCCGGTCCTCTCGGTACGCGGGCTGTCCGTGCGCTTCCTCATGCCGGGCGGACGGCGGATCGCCGCCGTCACCGACGCGCACTTCGACGTGGCGGCCGGCGAGTGTCTCGCCCTGATCGGCGAGAGCGGCTGCGGCAAGTCGGTCCTCGCCTCCGCCCTGCTCGGTCTGCTGCCCGCCAACGCCCAGGCCGCGGGACACGCCCGCCTCGGCGACCTGGACCTGCTCGCCGCCGACGAACGCACGCTGGCGCGAACGGTACGGGGCCGCCTGATCGGCCTCATCCCGCAGAGCCCCGCCGCGCACCTCACGCCCGTGCGCACCGTCCGCTCCCAACTGAGCGAAACCGTGGTCGCGTTGACCGGCGTGCGAAAGCGGGCAGCCGTACGATCCGCGGCCGAGGCAGCCGCAGAACGTGCCGCCTTTCCTGCCGGCCACCTCGACCGCCATCCGCACGAACTCTCCGGCGGCCTGGCCCAGCGCGCCGCCACCGCCCTCGCCCTCGTCGGCGACGCGCCCCTGCTCGTGGCCGACGAACCCACCACCGGCCTCGACCGCGACCTGGTCGACCACACCGTGGACGAACTGCGCCGCCACACCGACACCGGCCATCGGGGCCTGCTCGTGATCACCCACGACCTGGCTGCCGCCGAGCGCATCGCCGATCGCGTGGCCGTGATGTACGCGGGCCGTATCGTCGAAGTCGCCGAAGCAAAAGCCTTCTTCGACGCCCCCGGTCCCCGCCATCCCTACAGCCGGGGTCTCCTCCAGGCTCTCCCCCACCGCGCCTTCACCCCGATCCCCGGCATGCCGCCCGAACTCGGCAATCTTCCCGACGGCTGCGCCTTCGCTCCGCGTTGCGCGCGGGCCACCCACGCCTGCACCGCACTGCCCCAGCAGGCCGACGGCATCGCCTGCCACCACCCGCACGTACCGGAGGACCTCCGTGCTTGA